In Rhineura floridana isolate rRhiFlo1 chromosome 1, rRhiFlo1.hap2, whole genome shotgun sequence, the following proteins share a genomic window:
- the TERT gene encoding telomerase reverse transcriptase isoform X1, which yields MERRRCRRAVQGLLRSCYAEVLPLEGFVRRLQAQAESHPEPLVKEDDLKCYRSLVDHCLVGRPAGCKAPPLFTFQQVSNHNDVVARVIRRICEKKKKNVLAFGYGLLNENNHQLLWMPNICSHMPNNTSQTILQSVLWEMVLRRVGDDVMMYLLEHCALFMLVPPSCCYQICGQPIYELALRSATPSSEFVRHRYPRQTHSVFSSYLQGRFRSCRQYVAKANWRKWNSRKQRWCKIQVDLDRNCQQSSVIQRAAGLSPTMNKVVTRPSDYLESQPIPSQCLPLTAPFLKRKWKGGCEISAKRMKIMHTEEGLEKETRIPVPPESNKQLILGGGGNTFGGCVRLHSEEQLGLVTTVLQKSKCGAQTSDCTALDNQEGFFCGRALKLSSESKALSDSSSKTKSHTWGPKVAPGASDACPGQLVTAENAAADRSLKACTSKPVWESSNRISVPAVRIERRSLLYSRWQLKERLPKSFVLNRLKSYPAGGWRLVETIFLHSKILKQPGNSGLPCCNRKKKWLPKRYWQMRGVFQELLQNHAKCPYLVVLKKSCPIWVSELDKIGPGGLSYEQKGHQEGEGLTRRQEANTAENCPRSMPCGLGPFSEASGVSYRSFEKVELSQKGSKEQPPRDSSSSDVVTFLKQHSSHWQVYTFVRDCLERVVPAALWGSNRNKCRFYKNVKRFISLGKFATFSLQELVWKMRVSDCAWLRLTKDHGRFVPASEHRFREDLMSKFLYWLMDSYVAELLRSFFYITETMFQKNLLFFFRKTIWRKLERIGVSFHSRSHLTKVHLRTLLEEEIETLQQRKCVPLASTLRFIPKPNGLRPVVKVNSVVGAETFSKTLRDQKVQYFNIQLKNLFSVLNYERIKNPILLGSSVFGKDDIYAAWKKFILKALELNGEMPRFYFVKADVTGAYDTIPHNKLVEVILQMLAPDKKSSYKIRRYAVIMKTRNGLMRRYYKRHVSTSEEFRPDMKQFVCHLQQSTSLRNAVIVEQSLSLKESRSSLCEFFLQLIHNSILKIEERYYVQCCGIPQGSILSTLLCNLCYGDMENKLLCGVQKDGVLMRLTDDFLLATPHLTEAKRFLRTLAMGIPEYGFVINPAKTVVNFPVDEDVPGCSDFQQLSAHSVIPWCGLLIDTQTLEIYCDYSSYACKSIRSSLSFKSSSKAGVSMRNKLLVVLQLKCHSLFLDLQVNSLRTVCVNIFKILLLQAYRFHACVLQLPFNHQIKNNPGFFLRIISDTASCCFSVLKAKNAEIAFSPVDASAPLTYEAVQWLSCHAFSIKLANHRVIYKCLLLPLKQCNRHFKQLETLVAIMCSFKMRVQMSLGVKECDGVCHASQRHCSGEKWLSSF from the exons ATGGAGCGTCGCCGGTGCCGGAGGGCAGTGCAAGGCCTGTTGCGGAGCTGTTACGCTGAAGTGCTGCCACTGGAAGGCTTTGTCCGGCGCCTGCAAGCTCAGGCCGAGAGCCATCCAGAGCCGCTGGTGAAGGAAGACGACCTCAAGTGTTACCGCAGCCTAGTGGACCACTGCCTGGTGGGGCGGCCGGCCGGGTGCAAGGCTCCTCCGCTGTTCACCTTCCAGCAG GTTTCCAATCATAATGATGTTGTTGCAAGAGTCATTCGGAGAATTtgtgaaaagaagaaaaagaatgtcCTGGCATTTGGCTATGGCCTGTTGAATGAGAATAATCACCAGCTGCTTTGGATGCCTAATATTTGTAGCCACATGCCTAATAATACATCGCAAACCATTCTCCAGAGTGTTCTCTGGGAAATGGTGCTGAGGAGAGTTGGAGATGATGTCATGATGTATCTACTGGAGCACTGTGCTCTCTTTATGCTTGTGCCTCCCAGCTGTTGTTATCAAATCTGTGGCCAACCCATCTATGAGCTTGCTTTAAGAAGTGCAACACCCTCTTCTGAGTTCGTTAGGCACAGGTATCCCAGACAAACACACAGCGTCTTTTCGAGCTACCTGCAAGGAAGGTTTCGGTCTTGTAGGCAATACGTTGCAAAGGCAAACTGGAGAAAATGGAACTCTAGAAAGCAAAGATGGTGCAAAATACAAGTAGATTTAGACCGCAACTGTCAGCAATCTTCAGTAATTCAAAGAGCTGCTGGACTGAGTCCCACCATGAACAAAGTGGTTACAAGGCCCAGTGACTACCTAGAGAGCCAGCCAATCCCCAGTCAGTGTCTGCCGTTAACAGCACCATTTCTGAAAAGGAAGTGGAAGGGTGGCTGTGAAATTAGTGCTAAGAGAATGAAAATCATGCACACAGAGGAAGGGCTGGAAAAAGAAACGAGAATCCCAGTTCCCCCTGAAAGCAATAAACAATTgattttgggtggtggtggtaacacATTTGGAGGATgtgtaaggctgcattcagaggaACAGTTAGGTCTTGTGACAACTGTTCTTCAAAAAAGCAAATGTGGAGCACAAACCTCTGATTGTACAGCTCTTGATAATCAAGAGGGTTTTTTCTGTGGCCGGGCATTAAAGCTAAGTAGTGAGAGTAAAGCACTCTCTGActccagcagcaaaacaaaatccCACACTTGGGGGCCAAAAGTAGCACCTGGCGCTTCTGATGCTTGTCCCGGACAGCTGGTGACCGCAGAAAATGCTGCTGCAGACAGAAGCCTTAAAGCATGTACATCTAAGCCAGTTTGGGAGTCTTCCAATAGAATTTCTGTTCCTGCTGTTCGGATTGAGAGGCGCTCTCTCTTGTATTCTCGCTGGCAGTTGAAAGAACGTCTACCTAAATCATTTGTATTGAATCGCTTAAAGAGTTATCCAGCAGGGGGATGGCGGCTGGTAGAAACCATATTCCTGCATAGTAAGATTCTGAAGCAGCCTGGCAATTCAGGTCTTCCATGTTGCAACAGGAAAAAGAAGTGGCTTCCAAAACGTTACTGGCAGATGAGAGGCGTGTTCCAAGAACTGTTGCAGAACCATGCAAAGTGTCCTTACCTGGTGGTGTTAAAAAAGAGTTGTCCCATTTGGGTTTCTGAGCTGGACAAAATTGGCCCAGGAGGACTGAGTTATGAGCAAAAAGGCCATCAAGAGGGTGAAGGTTTGACAAGGAGGCAGGAGGCTAACACTGCAGAGAATTGTCCCAGAAGTATGCCATGTGGTTTGGGCCCATTCTCAGAAGCATCAGGGGTTTCATACAGGAGCTTTGAAAAAGTTGAGTTGAGTCAAAAAGGAAGTAAAGAGCAACCTCCCCGAGACTCCTCCAGTTCTGACGTCGTCACGTTCCTTAAGCAGCATAGCAGCCACTGGCAAGTGTACACATTTGTGAGGGACTGTCTAGAGAGAGTGGTCCCTGCAGCACTCTGGGGTTCTAACCGCAACAAATGCCGCTTCTACAAGAATGTGAAACGATTCATCTCTCTGGGGAAGTTTGCTACATTTTCATTACAAGAGCTGGTGTGGAAAATGAGAGTCAGTGATTGTGCTTGGCTTCGTCTGACCAAAG ACCATGGCCGTTTTGTTCCTGCCTCCGAGCATCGTTTTCGTGAAGATCTGATGTCCAAATTCCTATATTGGCTGATGGATTCGTATGTTGCAGAGCTCCTCCGATCTTTCTTCTATATCACAGAGACTATGTTTCAAAAGAACTTACTTTTTTTCTTCAGAAAGACCATTTGGAGGAAGTTAGAGAGGATTGGAGTCag CTTCCATTCTAGAAGCCACCTGACCAAAGTGCACCTTCGTACCTTATTAGAGGAGGAGATTGAAACTCTGCAGCAGAGGAAGTGTGTTCCCCTGGCATCAACGCTGCGGTTCATCCCCAAACCAAATGGGCTTCGACCTGTAGTCAAGGTGAATAGTGTGGTAGGAGCTGAAACGTTCTCCAAAACGCTCAGAGACCAAAAG GTTCAGTATTTCAACATACAACTTAAAAATTTATTTAGTGTCCTAAATTATGAGCGAATAAAGAACCCCATATTGCTTGGGTCTTCTGTGTTTGGAAAAGATGATATTTATGCTGCTTGGAAGAAGTTTATTTTGAAGGCTCTGGAGTTAAACGGTGAAATGCCAAGATTCTACTTTGTGAAG GCTGATGTCACAGGAGCGTATGATACCATTCCCCATAACAAATTGGTAGAAGTGATTTTGCAAATGCTTGCTCCAGATAAAAAGAGCAGTTACAAAATACGTCGCTATGCAGTGATCATGAAGACCAGAAACGGACTTATGAGAAGATACTACAAGAGACAC GTATCTACTTCCGAGGAGTTTAGGCCTGATATGAAACAGTTTGTGTGTCATCTTCAGCAGAGCACCTCACTGCGAAATGCAGTAATAGTTGAGCAG AGTCTTTCTTTGAAGGAAAGCAGGTCCAGTCTCTGTGAGTTTTTCTTGCAGTTGATTCATAACTCTATCCTGAAGATTGAGGAGAG GTACTATGTCCAATGCTGTGGAATCCCCCAGGGCTCCATTTTGTCCACTCTGCTGTGCAATCTCTGCTATGGAGACATGGAGAACAAGTTGCTGTGTGGTGTGCAAAAAGATGG GGTACTCATGCGTTTGACAGATGACTTTTTGCTTGCCACACctcatttaacagaagcaaaaagaTTTTTGAG GACTCTGGCAATGGGCATTCCAGAGTATGGTTTTGTTATAAACCCAGCAAAGACAGTAGTGAATTTTCCGGTTGATGAAGATGTCCCAGGATGTTCAGATTTCCAACAGTTATCAGCTCATAGTGTAATCCCATGGTGTGGATTGTTAATTGATACACAGACTCTTGAAATTTATTGCGATTACTCCAG ttaCGCCTGTAAATCTATCAGGTCAAGCTTGTCTTTCAAGTCCAGCAGCAAAGCTGGTGTGAGCATGAGAAATAAACTGCTTGTAGTCCTGCAGCTGAAATGCCACAGTTTATTTTTAGATTTACAG GTCAATAGCCTTAGGACAGTCTGTGTTAATATTTTCAAGATACTTCTGCTGCAGGCCTACAG GTTTCACGCATGTGTTCTTCAGCTTCCCTTTAACCACCAAATTAAAAATAATCCTGGTTTCTTCCTGAGGATAATCTCTGATACTGCTTCATGTTGCTTCTCTGTTTTAAAAGCCAAAAATGCAG AGATAGCTTTTTCTCCTGTTGATGCTTCAGCTCCACTTACTTACGAAGCAGTACAATGGCTCTCCTGTCATGCCTTCAGTATTAAATTAGCAAATCACAGAGTTATTTACAAGTGTCTTCTTCTACCACTCAAACAAT GTAATAGGCACTTCAAGCAGCTAGAAACCCTGGTTGCCATCATGTGCTCTTTCAAAATGAGGGTGCAAATGTCCTTGGGAGTGAAGGAATGTGATGGTGTGTGCCATGCATCCCAGAGACACTGTTCTGGTGAAAAATGGCTGTCCTCATTTTAA
- the TERT gene encoding telomerase reverse transcriptase isoform X4: MERRRCRRAVQGLLRSCYAEVLPLEGFVRRLQAQAESHPEPLVKEDDLKCYRSLVDHCLVGRPAGCKAPPLFTFQQVSNHNDVVARVIRRICEKKKKNVLAFGYGLLNENNHQLLWMPNICSHMPNNTSQTILQSVLWEMVLRRVGDDVMMYLLEHCALFMLVPPSCCYQICGQPIYELALRSATPSSEFVRHRYPRQTHSVFSSYLQGRFRSCRQYVAKANWRKWNSRKQRWCKIQVDLDRNCQQSSVIQRAAGLSPTMNKVVTRPSDYLESQPIPSQCLPLTAPFLKRKWKGGCEISAKRMKIMHTEEGLEKETRIPVPPESNKQLILGGGGNTFGGCVRLHSEEQLGLVTTVLQKSKCGAQTSDCTALDNQEGFFCGRALKLSSESKALSDSSSKTKSHTWGPKVAPGASDACPGQLVTAENAAADRSLKACTSKPVWESSNRISVPAVRIERRSLLYSRWQLKERLPKSFVLNRLKSYPAGGWRLVETIFLHSKILKQPGNSGLPCCNRKKKWLPKRYWQMRGVFQELLQNHAKCPYLVVLKKSCPIWVSELDKIGPGGLSYEQKGHQEGEGLTRRQEANTAENCPRSMPCGLGPFSEASGVSYRSFEKVELSQKGSKEQPPRDSSSSDVVTFLKQHSSHWQVYTFVRDCLERVVPAALWGSNRNKCRFYKNVKRFISLGKFATFSLQELVWKMRVSDCAWLRLTKDHGRFVPASEHRFREDLMSKFLYWLMDSYVAELLRSFFYITETMFQKNLLFFFRKTIWRKLERIGVSFHSRSHLTKVHLRTLLEEEIETLQQRKCVPLASTLRFIPKPNGLRPVVKVQYFNIQLKNLFSVLNYERIKNPILLGSSVFGKDDIYAAWKKFILKALELNGEMPRFYFVKADVTGAYDTIPHNKLVEVILQMLAPDKKSSYKIRRYAVIMKTRNGLMRRYYKRHVSTSEEFRPDMKQFVCHLQQSTSLRNAVIVEQSLSLKESRSSLCEFFLQLIHNSILKIEERYYVQCCGIPQGSILSTLLCNLCYGDMENKLLCGVQKDGVLMRLTDDFLLATPHLTEAKRFLRTLAMGIPEYGFVINPAKTVVNFPVDEDVPGCSDFQQLSAHSVIPWCGLLIDTQTLEIYCDYSSYACKSIRSSLSFKSSSKAGVSMRNKLLVVLQLKCHSLFLDLQVNSLRTVCVNIFKILLLQAYRFHACVLQLPFNHQIKNNPGFFLRIISDTASCCFSVLKAKNAEIAFSPVDASAPLTYEAVQWLSCHAFSIKLANHRVIYKCLLLPLKQCNRHFKQLETLVAIMCSFKMRVQMSLGVKECDGVCHASQRHCSGEKWLSSF; this comes from the exons ATGGAGCGTCGCCGGTGCCGGAGGGCAGTGCAAGGCCTGTTGCGGAGCTGTTACGCTGAAGTGCTGCCACTGGAAGGCTTTGTCCGGCGCCTGCAAGCTCAGGCCGAGAGCCATCCAGAGCCGCTGGTGAAGGAAGACGACCTCAAGTGTTACCGCAGCCTAGTGGACCACTGCCTGGTGGGGCGGCCGGCCGGGTGCAAGGCTCCTCCGCTGTTCACCTTCCAGCAG GTTTCCAATCATAATGATGTTGTTGCAAGAGTCATTCGGAGAATTtgtgaaaagaagaaaaagaatgtcCTGGCATTTGGCTATGGCCTGTTGAATGAGAATAATCACCAGCTGCTTTGGATGCCTAATATTTGTAGCCACATGCCTAATAATACATCGCAAACCATTCTCCAGAGTGTTCTCTGGGAAATGGTGCTGAGGAGAGTTGGAGATGATGTCATGATGTATCTACTGGAGCACTGTGCTCTCTTTATGCTTGTGCCTCCCAGCTGTTGTTATCAAATCTGTGGCCAACCCATCTATGAGCTTGCTTTAAGAAGTGCAACACCCTCTTCTGAGTTCGTTAGGCACAGGTATCCCAGACAAACACACAGCGTCTTTTCGAGCTACCTGCAAGGAAGGTTTCGGTCTTGTAGGCAATACGTTGCAAAGGCAAACTGGAGAAAATGGAACTCTAGAAAGCAAAGATGGTGCAAAATACAAGTAGATTTAGACCGCAACTGTCAGCAATCTTCAGTAATTCAAAGAGCTGCTGGACTGAGTCCCACCATGAACAAAGTGGTTACAAGGCCCAGTGACTACCTAGAGAGCCAGCCAATCCCCAGTCAGTGTCTGCCGTTAACAGCACCATTTCTGAAAAGGAAGTGGAAGGGTGGCTGTGAAATTAGTGCTAAGAGAATGAAAATCATGCACACAGAGGAAGGGCTGGAAAAAGAAACGAGAATCCCAGTTCCCCCTGAAAGCAATAAACAATTgattttgggtggtggtggtaacacATTTGGAGGATgtgtaaggctgcattcagaggaACAGTTAGGTCTTGTGACAACTGTTCTTCAAAAAAGCAAATGTGGAGCACAAACCTCTGATTGTACAGCTCTTGATAATCAAGAGGGTTTTTTCTGTGGCCGGGCATTAAAGCTAAGTAGTGAGAGTAAAGCACTCTCTGActccagcagcaaaacaaaatccCACACTTGGGGGCCAAAAGTAGCACCTGGCGCTTCTGATGCTTGTCCCGGACAGCTGGTGACCGCAGAAAATGCTGCTGCAGACAGAAGCCTTAAAGCATGTACATCTAAGCCAGTTTGGGAGTCTTCCAATAGAATTTCTGTTCCTGCTGTTCGGATTGAGAGGCGCTCTCTCTTGTATTCTCGCTGGCAGTTGAAAGAACGTCTACCTAAATCATTTGTATTGAATCGCTTAAAGAGTTATCCAGCAGGGGGATGGCGGCTGGTAGAAACCATATTCCTGCATAGTAAGATTCTGAAGCAGCCTGGCAATTCAGGTCTTCCATGTTGCAACAGGAAAAAGAAGTGGCTTCCAAAACGTTACTGGCAGATGAGAGGCGTGTTCCAAGAACTGTTGCAGAACCATGCAAAGTGTCCTTACCTGGTGGTGTTAAAAAAGAGTTGTCCCATTTGGGTTTCTGAGCTGGACAAAATTGGCCCAGGAGGACTGAGTTATGAGCAAAAAGGCCATCAAGAGGGTGAAGGTTTGACAAGGAGGCAGGAGGCTAACACTGCAGAGAATTGTCCCAGAAGTATGCCATGTGGTTTGGGCCCATTCTCAGAAGCATCAGGGGTTTCATACAGGAGCTTTGAAAAAGTTGAGTTGAGTCAAAAAGGAAGTAAAGAGCAACCTCCCCGAGACTCCTCCAGTTCTGACGTCGTCACGTTCCTTAAGCAGCATAGCAGCCACTGGCAAGTGTACACATTTGTGAGGGACTGTCTAGAGAGAGTGGTCCCTGCAGCACTCTGGGGTTCTAACCGCAACAAATGCCGCTTCTACAAGAATGTGAAACGATTCATCTCTCTGGGGAAGTTTGCTACATTTTCATTACAAGAGCTGGTGTGGAAAATGAGAGTCAGTGATTGTGCTTGGCTTCGTCTGACCAAAG ACCATGGCCGTTTTGTTCCTGCCTCCGAGCATCGTTTTCGTGAAGATCTGATGTCCAAATTCCTATATTGGCTGATGGATTCGTATGTTGCAGAGCTCCTCCGATCTTTCTTCTATATCACAGAGACTATGTTTCAAAAGAACTTACTTTTTTTCTTCAGAAAGACCATTTGGAGGAAGTTAGAGAGGATTGGAGTCag CTTCCATTCTAGAAGCCACCTGACCAAAGTGCACCTTCGTACCTTATTAGAGGAGGAGATTGAAACTCTGCAGCAGAGGAAGTGTGTTCCCCTGGCATCAACGCTGCGGTTCATCCCCAAACCAAATGGGCTTCGACCTGTAGTCAAG GTTCAGTATTTCAACATACAACTTAAAAATTTATTTAGTGTCCTAAATTATGAGCGAATAAAGAACCCCATATTGCTTGGGTCTTCTGTGTTTGGAAAAGATGATATTTATGCTGCTTGGAAGAAGTTTATTTTGAAGGCTCTGGAGTTAAACGGTGAAATGCCAAGATTCTACTTTGTGAAG GCTGATGTCACAGGAGCGTATGATACCATTCCCCATAACAAATTGGTAGAAGTGATTTTGCAAATGCTTGCTCCAGATAAAAAGAGCAGTTACAAAATACGTCGCTATGCAGTGATCATGAAGACCAGAAACGGACTTATGAGAAGATACTACAAGAGACAC GTATCTACTTCCGAGGAGTTTAGGCCTGATATGAAACAGTTTGTGTGTCATCTTCAGCAGAGCACCTCACTGCGAAATGCAGTAATAGTTGAGCAG AGTCTTTCTTTGAAGGAAAGCAGGTCCAGTCTCTGTGAGTTTTTCTTGCAGTTGATTCATAACTCTATCCTGAAGATTGAGGAGAG GTACTATGTCCAATGCTGTGGAATCCCCCAGGGCTCCATTTTGTCCACTCTGCTGTGCAATCTCTGCTATGGAGACATGGAGAACAAGTTGCTGTGTGGTGTGCAAAAAGATGG GGTACTCATGCGTTTGACAGATGACTTTTTGCTTGCCACACctcatttaacagaagcaaaaagaTTTTTGAG GACTCTGGCAATGGGCATTCCAGAGTATGGTTTTGTTATAAACCCAGCAAAGACAGTAGTGAATTTTCCGGTTGATGAAGATGTCCCAGGATGTTCAGATTTCCAACAGTTATCAGCTCATAGTGTAATCCCATGGTGTGGATTGTTAATTGATACACAGACTCTTGAAATTTATTGCGATTACTCCAG ttaCGCCTGTAAATCTATCAGGTCAAGCTTGTCTTTCAAGTCCAGCAGCAAAGCTGGTGTGAGCATGAGAAATAAACTGCTTGTAGTCCTGCAGCTGAAATGCCACAGTTTATTTTTAGATTTACAG GTCAATAGCCTTAGGACAGTCTGTGTTAATATTTTCAAGATACTTCTGCTGCAGGCCTACAG GTTTCACGCATGTGTTCTTCAGCTTCCCTTTAACCACCAAATTAAAAATAATCCTGGTTTCTTCCTGAGGATAATCTCTGATACTGCTTCATGTTGCTTCTCTGTTTTAAAAGCCAAAAATGCAG AGATAGCTTTTTCTCCTGTTGATGCTTCAGCTCCACTTACTTACGAAGCAGTACAATGGCTCTCCTGTCATGCCTTCAGTATTAAATTAGCAAATCACAGAGTTATTTACAAGTGTCTTCTTCTACCACTCAAACAAT GTAATAGGCACTTCAAGCAGCTAGAAACCCTGGTTGCCATCATGTGCTCTTTCAAAATGAGGGTGCAAATGTCCTTGGGAGTGAAGGAATGTGATGGTGTGTGCCATGCATCCCAGAGACACTGTTCTGGTGAAAAATGGCTGTCCTCATTTTAA